A genomic segment from Comamonas terrigena NBRC 13299 encodes:
- a CDS encoding Bug family tripartite tricarboxylate transporter substrate binding protein: MQRRTLIALCASLAAVATMPQAGAQGAYPNRPITLIVPYGAGGVTDVIARALAQGMSKPLGQTIVIENKPGAGASMGVVDMKNAKPDGYRLTLTPVGIFRQPHIQKVNFDPVADVSYVAAFMTYDFILAVPANSPFKSVKDVVDAAKRDPGSVDYGTPGKFSANHVTMAQLEQKTGAKFTHVPFKGDADSINSLLAGHTKTAVFANSVQPYLTSGKMRALAIASDKRTEAFADVPTFRELGYAFDVPSPLGIAGPKALPAEITQKLEAAIQSAMQEPAFKQVAANYGIRLEYRNAQEYSAFAKKAFAEEKDIVKAIGLD, encoded by the coding sequence ATGCAACGCAGAACCCTGATCGCCCTGTGCGCTTCCCTGGCCGCAGTGGCCACCATGCCCCAAGCGGGCGCACAAGGCGCATACCCCAACCGGCCCATTACACTGATCGTGCCCTATGGCGCGGGCGGGGTGACCGATGTGATCGCCCGTGCGCTGGCACAGGGCATGTCCAAGCCGCTGGGTCAAACCATCGTGATCGAGAACAAGCCTGGCGCCGGTGCCTCCATGGGCGTGGTCGACATGAAGAACGCCAAGCCCGACGGCTACCGCCTGACGCTCACGCCGGTGGGCATCTTCCGCCAGCCCCATATACAGAAAGTGAATTTCGACCCTGTGGCCGATGTCAGCTATGTGGCGGCCTTCATGACCTATGACTTCATTCTGGCTGTGCCGGCCAATTCGCCCTTCAAGAGCGTGAAGGATGTGGTGGATGCTGCCAAGCGCGACCCAGGCAGCGTTGACTACGGGACCCCTGGCAAGTTCTCGGCCAACCACGTGACCATGGCGCAGCTGGAGCAAAAGACCGGAGCCAAGTTCACCCATGTGCCGTTCAAGGGAGATGCGGATTCCATCAACTCCCTGCTGGCCGGCCACACCAAGACGGCCGTGTTTGCCAACAGCGTGCAGCCGTACCTGACCAGCGGCAAGATGCGGGCGCTGGCCATTGCCTCCGACAAGCGCACCGAAGCCTTTGCCGATGTGCCCACCTTCCGCGAGCTGGGCTATGCATTTGACGTACCGTCGCCGCTGGGCATTGCAGGTCCCAAAGCTCTGCCCGCCGAGATCACGCAAAAGCTCGAAGCGGCCATCCAGTCCGCCATGCAGGAGCCCGCCTTCAAGCAGGTGGCTGCCAACTACGGCATCCGCCTGGAATACCGCAATGCCCAGGAGTACAGTGCCTTTGCCAAGAAGGCCTTTGCCGAGGAGAAGGACATCGTCAAAGCGATCGGACTGGACTGA